Below is a genomic region from Demequina sp..
AGGCCCGCCTTGGCGCGCTCGTCAACCGTCATCGCGAGCACGTCCTCGCCGTCAAGCGTGACGGTGCCTGCGGTGACCTGGTACTTGGGGTGACCCGCGAGCGAGTAGGCGAGCGTGGACTTGCCGGAGCCGTTGGGGCCCATGATGGCGTGCGTCTCGCCGGAACGGATGGTCAGGTCCACACCGCGAAGGATCTCCTTGGTGCCCTCGGGGGTCTCGACCGTGACGTGCAGTCCGCGGATCTCGAGGGTGTGTGCGGGCGCGGTTTGAGTTGGCTCGGTGCTCATGTCAGCTCCTTGGTAGAGGTCGTGGGGTTGTCCACGTCGACGAGCACGCGCTCGCCGTCAATGCGGACGGGGTAGGTGGGAACGGGTGTGATGGCCGGGAACTCCTGGGGCTCTCCGGTGCGGACGTCGAAGCGCGAGCCGTGTGCCCAGCACTCGATGAGGCAGCCCTGGACCTCGCCCTCGGACAGGGACACCTGGCCGTGGCTGCATTCGTCGCCTATGGCGTAGAAGTCGCCGTTGTCGGTGCGGACCACCGCTACTGCAACGTCTTGGCCCGATGCTTCGGTGAGCTCGGCGAGCA
It encodes:
- a CDS encoding non-heme iron oxygenase ferredoxin subunit produces the protein MSDQFACLVTDMEPGTAMLAELTEASGQDVAVAVVRTDNGDFYAIGDECSHGQVSLSEGEVQGCLIECWAHGSRFDVRTGEPQEFPAITPVPTYPVRIDGERVLVDVDNPTTSTKELT